Proteins encoded together in one Pseudoxanthobacter soli DSM 19599 window:
- a CDS encoding head decoration protein encodes MAAITKPRSPSDFIVSEGNGYISREVAKIASGAGKLSPGQILGKITASGKYTKHTPAASDGSQVASALLIDAVDATAADVKTTLLTRLCEVRLAGLVFHADTDTDAEKAAVLAALAANTIIAR; translated from the coding sequence ATGGCTGCCATCACCAAGCCGCGCTCGCCGTCGGACTTCATCGTGTCGGAAGGCAACGGTTACATCTCGCGCGAGGTTGCCAAGATCGCCTCGGGCGCGGGCAAGCTCTCGCCGGGGCAGATCCTCGGCAAGATCACGGCGAGCGGGAAGTACACCAAGCACACGCCGGCGGCGAGCGACGGGTCGCAGGTCGCGTCGGCGCTGCTGATCGATGCCGTCGACGCGACGGCTGCCGACGTCAAGACGACGCTGCTCACGCGGCTCTGCGAGGTCCGCCTCGCCGGCCTGGTGTTCCACGCGGACACCGACACGGACGCGGAAAAGGCGGCCGTTCTCGCGGCTCTTGCCGCGAACACCATCATCGCCCGCTGA